A genomic segment from Glycine soja cultivar W05 chromosome 18, ASM419377v2, whole genome shotgun sequence encodes:
- the LOC114394779 gene encoding protein G1-like7, translating to MASASGEAPPPQPTSTEAAPASGSSAPAISAAAPQPGGSSPAPPSRYESQKRRDWNTFLQYLQNHKPPLTLARCSGAHVIEFLKYLDQFGKTKVHITGCPYYGYPNPPAPCACPLKQAWGSLDALIGRLRAAYEENGGRPESNPFGARAVRIYLREVREGQAKARGIPYEKKKRKRTTVVTVSSGGGGSSGAVASPSGGGDTAIGGGAGSSASLTSSATATANDTTTTV from the coding sequence ATGGCCTCAGCATCAGGGGAGGCACCACCACCCCAACCCACTTCAACAGAAGCAGCTCCAGCATCAGGCTCTTCAGCTCCAGCCATATCAGCAGCAGCACCACAACCCGGAGGATCATCGCCGGCGCCTCCGAGCCGCTACGAATCGCAAAAGCGTCGAGACTGGAACACGTTTCTGCAGTACCTACAGAACCACAAGCCCCCATTAACGCTGGCGCGGTGCAGTGGCGCACACGTCATTGAGTTCTTGAAGTACTTGGACCAATTCGGGAAAACCAAGGTTCACATCACGGGGTGCCCGTACTACGGGTACCCCAACCCTCCTGCGCCCTGCGCTTGCCCACTGAAACAAGCGTGGGGAAGCCTTGACGCCCTGATCGGGCGACTCAGGGCGGCTTACGAGGAAAACGGAGGCCGCCCTGAGTCTAACCCGTTCGGCGCCAGGGCCGTCAGAATTTACCTCAGGGAGGTAAGAGAAGGTCAGGCTAAAGCAAGAGGGATCCCTTATGAGAAGAAGAAGCGGAAGAGGACCACCGTGGTGACGGTGagtagtggtggtggtggtagtagCGGTGCAGTTGCCTCTCCGAGTGGCGGTGGTGATACCGCTATTGGTGGTGGAGCTGGTTCTAGTGCTAGTTTAACTTCTTCAGCAACTGCCACAGCTAATGATACTACAACCACAGTAtaa